From Pseudoramibacter sp.:
CAGGGACTGTTCTGCCTGATATGCGGCGGTGTCGGCGTTGTTCTTCGCTTCGATCAGTTCTTTTTCTTTCTTGTCTTCTTCGGCGTGCTGTTCGGCTTCTTTGACCGCCTTGTCGATGTCTTCTTCGCTCATGTTCGACGTCGATTTGATGACGATGTTCTGGGCTTTGCCGGTGCCTAAATCCTTGGCGGAGACGTTGACAATGCCGTTGGCGTCGATATCGAAGGTGACTTCAATCTGCGGCACACCGCGACGTGCTGCCGGAATGCCGGTCAGCTGGAAGCGGCCTAATGTCTTGTTGTCTCTGGCCATTTCACGTTCCCCTTGGAGCACGTGAATGTCAACGGCCGTCTGGTTGTCGGCTGCGGTGGAGAAGACCTGGCTCTTCTTCGTCGGGATCGTGGTGTTGCGGTCGATGAGTTTGGTCATGACACCGCCCATGGTTTCAATCCCCAGTGACAGCGGTGTGACATCCAGAAGCAGGACATCGTTGACTTCGCCGGCCAGAACACCGCCCTGAATTGCAGCACCGACAGCGACGCATTCGTCCGGGTTGATGCTCTTATCCGGGTCTTTACCGGTGATGCCTTTAACGGCTTCCTGAACTGCCGGGATTCTTGAAGAACCGCCGACCAGAAGCACACGGCCTAAGTCAGAACCGGAGATGCCGGCGTCGGACAATGCCTGATTGACCGGGCCTCTCGTGGCGTCGACCAGATCTCTGGTGAGTTCATCGAATTTCGCACGGGTCAAATCCATCTGCAGGTGTTTCGGCCCGTCTGCGGTTGCCGTGATAAACGGCAGGTTGATTTCGGTCTTCAGCATTGAAGACAATTCGATCTTCGCCTTTTCAGCGGCTTCTTTCAAACGCTGCAGCGCCATCTTGTCGTCTCTCAGATCGACGCCGTTTTCTTTCTTGAATTCTTCGGCCATCCAGTCGATGATCTTCTGGTCGAAGTCATCGCCGCCCAGATGGTTGTTCCCAGCTGTGGCTTTAACTTCGAAGACGCCGTCGCCGAGTTCCAGGATGGACACATCGAAGGTCCCGCCGCCGAGGTCGAAGACCATGATCTTCTGAGAATCGTCTTTTTCAAGACCGTAGGCCAGAGCAGCTGCGGTCGGTTCGTTGATGATCCGCTGGACGTCGAGTCCGGCGATCCGGCCTGCGTCCTTTGTGGCCTGACGCTGGGCATCGTTGAAGTATGCCGGAACGGTGATGACGGCCTTTTTCACTTCTTCGCCGAGGTAAGCTTCAGCGTCAGCTTTCAGTTTCTGAAGGATGATGGCTGAAATTTCCTGCGGGGTGTAGGATTTGCCTTCGATGGTAACCTTGTAATCAGATCCCATATGCCGTTTGATGGATGACACGGTGCCTTCCGGATTGGTGATGGCGCCGCGTTTTGCGACCTGCCCAACCAGGCGTTCGCCGTCTTTTATCTGCACCACTGAAGGGGTTGTGCGGCTGCCTTCAGCGTTCGGGATAACGACCGGGTCGCCACCTTCGAGAACTGCCACGCACGAATTTGTCGTACCTAAGTCGATACCAATGATTTTTTCTTTGCTCATAACTCTTCCTCCCGAGTTTCTTTATGCGTATTTTTCCAATTTATTTCTGATTGATCCGGACCATTGCCGCCCGAATCACTTTGTCTTTGTACATGTAGCCTTTCTGGAAAACGTCCAGCACCACCTGATCGTCCACATCTTCTTCGTTGCCGATGGCGACGCCGTGATGGTATTTCGGATCAAAGGGCTTGCCTTCTGCTTCGATTTCCTTGAGGCCTTCGTCTTTGAGGGTCTTCATGAGTTCTTTGTAGACCATCTGAATCCCTGTGGCCAGTTCCTTGCTGCCGTCTTCGTTTTCGGTGGCGGCCAGGGCTCTTTCCAGGTTGTCGATAATCGGCAAAAGCTTCTTCAGAAGACCTTCTGTGGTGTAAGCGGCAATTTCCGCCTTTTCGCGGCTGGTCCGCTTTTTATAGTTGGCAAAATCAGCCTGGAGACGCATCATCTGATCCATCAGCGCCGCCGTTTTCGCGTCTTCTTTCGATTCTTTTTCGGTTGCTTTTTCTTCTTCTTTTTCAGGCGCTTCCTGCTGCGTTTCTTTCACTTCCGATGACGCTTCTTCTTTTTCAGGGCTCTGCTTTTCCTGCTGCTTTTCTTCTTCAGCAGCCGTTTGCTGTTTCTTTTCTTCTTCCGCCATTTTCCCACCTTTTTTCAAATTTAATGCACTGCTGCTATTTGAGCAGCTTCATGATATTGGCATTCAATTCCTCTCGAATCGCATCGAGAATGGAAGACACCTGCGAATAATTCATCCGCGTCGGCCCGATGACACCAAATGCGCCCACGGGCAAACCCTCTCGTTCATAAGTCGATGTGATAATCGAAAACTCTTTGAGATGCTGGTTGTCATTTTCATCCCCAATGGAAACGTGAATGACGCGGTTGTTGTGTTCGTCTTTTTCTGCACCGTCTATCATCACCTTTGCGAGGAGCGGTTTGGCTTCTACGACGTCGACCAGATTCTTGATCTTGTCGACACTGTTGAATTCCGGATAGTTCAGCAGGTTCTTAAAGCCGCTCGCTGTCACATCGGTTTCGGATTCAAGCAGGGCATCCCGAATCGTCGGCACCAGCTCGTCGAGGAGCTGTTTTTCAACCGGCGTGAGCTCGCTGATGGAGTCGATGAGATCGGTGCCGAAATTCTGAAAAGCCACATCTTTTAAAATGCTGTTGAGAACGTTCGACATCTTCAGGGCCATCGCGTCGTCCACTTCCGCAGAGAGGTTGACTTCGATGTTCTTTGCGATCCCTTCGATGGTCACCATGACGACGAGCACACGGTTTCGGATCAGCGGAATGATCTGCAGATGCTTGCAGTTGAAGCGGGAAACCCGCGGCGCTAAAACGACCGCCGTGTAATTGGTCAGCTTCGACAGCACGTTGGCCGTGAGGCTCACCGCCGATTCGATTTCCGGCCCGGCCTGCAGATAACCTTTGTGAATATCCCGGCGCATGGTTTCAGCCAGTTTCTTGATCTGCATGATTTCGTCCACATAATAGCGGTAGGCTTTCTGTGTCGGAATCCTGCCTGAAGAGGTGTGTGGCTGCATCAAATAACCCATCTCTTCCAAATCAGACATTTCGTTTCGGATCGTCGCCGGACTTACGCCCAGATCATATCTTCTCGACAATGTTCTGGAGCCTACCGGTTCCGCCGTGTTGATGTAATCTCTGATTACGGCTTCTAGAATTTTCTTCTTTCTCGGTTTTATGATACTCACCACCTTATTTATTAGCACTCTTACTATTTGAGTGCTAATATCTTGACTATAATATAGCACCGACTTTTCAAATTGTCAATGCCATTTCAGACTCAATTTTCACTTTTTGAAAATTTTCAGTTGATTTTAAGCTGTTTTTTAGACAAAGGCCATGAACACCTGATTTGCCAGGTCCAATCCCTTTCGCGTGAGAAAAATGCGGCTGCCGTCTGCTTTAATTAAATTTTCTTTTATTAATGTAGAAATTTCTTTTTTATAGATACTTTTAAAAGATTCGCCAAATATTTTAATAAAGTCTTCGTCCCTGACGCCGGCGGCGGTGCGCAGCCCCAAAAACATGAAATCCCCTTCGGCTTCGCGCTTCGGCAGGGCGTGGCCTTCGAAAGAACGAGACGGATTTTTGAGATAGGTTTCAAAATCCCGG
This genomic window contains:
- the grpE gene encoding nucleotide exchange factor GrpE, whose amino-acid sequence is MAEEEKKQQTAAEEEKQQEKQSPEKEEASSEVKETQQEAPEKEEEKATEKESKEDAKTAALMDQMMRLQADFANYKKRTSREKAEIAAYTTEGLLKKLLPIIDNLERALAATENEDGSKELATGIQMVYKELMKTLKDEGLKEIEAEGKPFDPKYHHGVAIGNEEDVDDQVVLDVFQKGYMYKDKVIRAAMVRINQK
- the hrcA gene encoding heat-inducible transcriptional repressor HrcA — protein: MSIIKPRKKKILEAVIRDYINTAEPVGSRTLSRRYDLGVSPATIRNEMSDLEEMGYLMQPHTSSGRIPTQKAYRYYVDEIMQIKKLAETMRRDIHKGYLQAGPEIESAVSLTANVLSKLTNYTAVVLAPRVSRFNCKHLQIIPLIRNRVLVVMVTIEGIAKNIEVNLSAEVDDAMALKMSNVLNSILKDVAFQNFGTDLIDSISELTPVEKQLLDELVPTIRDALLESETDVTASGFKNLLNYPEFNSVDKIKNLVDVVEAKPLLAKVMIDGAEKDEHNNRVIHVSIGDENDNQHLKEFSIITSTYEREGLPVGAFGVIGPTRMNYSQVSSILDAIREELNANIMKLLK
- the dnaK gene encoding molecular chaperone DnaK gives rise to the protein MSKEKIIGIDLGTTNSCVAVLEGGDPVVIPNAEGSRTTPSVVQIKDGERLVGQVAKRGAITNPEGTVSSIKRHMGSDYKVTIEGKSYTPQEISAIILQKLKADAEAYLGEEVKKAVITVPAYFNDAQRQATKDAGRIAGLDVQRIINEPTAAALAYGLEKDDSQKIMVFDLGGGTFDVSILELGDGVFEVKATAGNNHLGGDDFDQKIIDWMAEEFKKENGVDLRDDKMALQRLKEAAEKAKIELSSMLKTEINLPFITATADGPKHLQMDLTRAKFDELTRDLVDATRGPVNQALSDAGISGSDLGRVLLVGGSSRIPAVQEAVKGITGKDPDKSINPDECVAVGAAIQGGVLAGEVNDVLLLDVTPLSLGIETMGGVMTKLIDRNTTIPTKKSQVFSTAADNQTAVDIHVLQGEREMARDNKTLGRFQLTGIPAARRGVPQIEVTFDIDANGIVNVSAKDLGTGKAQNIVIKSTSNMSEEDIDKAVKEAEQHAEEDKKEKELIEAKNNADTAAYQAEQSLKDIGDKASADEKAKVEDAIKTLREKAQGDDIDAIKSATDALNESLYPIAQKLYADAQAQQQQQGGAQAGPQQGASSSSNGGGSNDSNVEDATYEDVTDK